From one Culex quinquefasciatus strain JHB chromosome 3, VPISU_Cqui_1.0_pri_paternal, whole genome shotgun sequence genomic stretch:
- the LOC6051687 gene encoding polypeptide N-acetylgalactosaminyltransferase 35A: MTKEKYKRISRMVSKSFLWGVIAASLTWSVSLYLYWNLMSDGTGAASSSPAALAASNEQRVAAEPVEQVVPQHRHSNLIETDSLEGKSRNEKSFSFFKEKYKRYQKEQEYRKISHKLFDELRPIVPNGTDEFGMVRNSEEQFIRDVGYRKHAFNVLVSSKIGPFREVPDTRHKLCPEQSYDKVLPSASIIMCFYNEHLQTLLRSVNSVLQRTPAYLLHEIILVDDCSDFDDLGDDLEVGLKKFNNSKIRLIRNRDREGLMRSRVYGARNATGDVLVFLDSHIEVNVDWIEPLLQRIKVNRTILAMPVIDIINSDTFAYTSSPLVRGGFNWGLHFKWDNLPKGSLAKETDFVGPFQSPTMAGGLFAMDRKYFKELGEYDMGMDVWGGENLEISFRAWQCGGSIELLPCSRIGHVFRKRRPYGSPDGTDTMIRNSLRLARVWMDDYIKYFFENQPHANKLDAGDLSERQELRNRLNCKSFEWYLKNIYPQLRLPGEKTTDANVSQPKFQPWHSRKRNYVSSFQIRLSNSSLCMTTESTKEKSLWKKGSYLVLQPCLRVKTQMWYETEKAELVLGQLLCLEAPSSATKGTPMLNKCHEMGGDQAWKHRKTKGTPIYNIASGSCLAVHEIRKGAPVGLDLCVNSPRSTWDLVIS, translated from the exons atgaCTAAGGAGAAGTACAAGAG AATCTCGAGGATGGTGAGCAAATCGTTTCTGTGGGGAGTGATTGCCGCCTCGCTGACCTGGTCCGTCAGCTTGTATCTGTACTGGAATCTCATGAGCGATGGAACTGGAGCTGCATCTTCTTCGCCGGCAGCTTTGGCTGCCTCGAACGAACAGCGGGTCGCTGCGGAACCTGTTGAACAGGTGGTGCCACAGCATCGGCATAGCAATCTGATCGAAACGGACTCGCTGGAGGGCAAGTCGAGGAACGAAAAGAGTTTTAGCTTCTTCAAGGAGAAGTACAAGCGGTACCAGAAGGAGCAAGAGTATCGGAAGATTAGTCACAAGCTGTTTGATGAGCTGCGGCCGATTGTGCCGAACGGGACGGATGAGTTTGGGATGGTGAGGAACTCGGAGGAGCAGTTTATACGGGATGTGGGCTACAGGAAGCATGCGTTCAATGTGCTTGTTAGCAGCAAGATTGGGCCGTTTCGAGAGGTTCCGGATACGAGGCATAAGCT GTGCCCCGAGCAAAGCTACGACAAGGTGCTTCCGTCCGCCTCGATCATCATGTGTTTCTACAACGAGCACCTGCAGACGTTGCTCCGATCGGTGAACTCGGTGCTCCAGCGAACCCCGGCCTACCTGCTGCACGAGATCATCCTGGTGGACGATTGCAGCGACTTTGACGACCTAGGCGATGATCTGGAGGTGGGGCTGAAAAAGTTTAACAATTCCAAGATAAGACTGATACGGAACCGGGATCGGGAGGGCCTGATGCGGTCACGGGTGTACGGTGCTCGGAATGCCACCGGCGATGTGCTGGTGTTTCTGGACAGCCACATCGAGGTGAATGTGGACTGGATCGAACCGTTGCTGCAGCGGATCAAGGTGAATCGGACGATTCTGGCGATGCCGGTGATTGATATTATTAATTCGGACACGTTTGCGTACACTTCGAGTCCATTGGTACGGGGAGGGTTCAACTGGGGACTGCATTTTAAGTGGGATAATCTGCCGAAGGGATCGTTGGCCAAGGAGACGGATTTCGTTGGTCCGTTTCAGTCGCCGACCATGGCCGGTGGGCTGTTTGCCATGGATAGGAAATACTTTAAAGAGCTTGGTGAATATGACATGGGGATGGACGTTTGGGGTGGAGAGAACCTGGAGATTTCGTTCCGGGCTTGGCAGTGTGGCGGATCGATAGAGCTGTTGCCATGTTCGAGGATTGGTCACGTTTTCCGCAAACGAAGACCATACGGATCTCCGGACGGAACGGACACGATGATTCGGAACAGTTTGCGACTGGCACGCGTCTGGATGGATGATTACATTAAATATTTCTTCGAGAATCAACCGCATGCCAACAAGCTCGACGCTGGAGACTTGTCCGAGCGGCAGGAACTTCGAAATCGTCTCAACTGCAAATCCTTTGAGTGGTACCTGAAGAACATCTACCCACAGCTGAGACTACCAGGGGAGAAGACCACCGACGCAAACGTCTCGCAGCCCAAGTTCCAGCCGTGGCACTCGCGCAAACGGAACTACGTCAGCAGCTTCCAGATCCGGCTGAGCAACTCGAGCCTCTGCATGACTACGGAAAGTACCAAGGAGAAGAGTCTGTGGAAGAAGGGCTCGTACCTGGTTCTGCAACCGTGTTTGCGGGTCAAGACGCAGATGTGGTACGAAACGGAAAAGGCTGAGCTGGTTCTCGGGCAGCTGCTGTGTCTGGAGGCGCCCTCGAGCGCGACCAAGGGCACCCCGATGCTGAACAAGTGCCACGAGATGGGCGGCGATCAGGCGTGGAAGCATCGGAAGACG AAAGGAACGCCCATCTACAACATCGCGTCCGGCAGCTGTCTGGCGGTGCACGAGATCCGGAAGGGCGCCCCCGTGGGGCTAGATCTGTGCGTCAACTCACCGCGAAGTACGTGGGATCTGGTGATTTCCTGA
- the LOC6051693 gene encoding 39S ribosomal protein L34, mitochondrial, whose product MALVRSFQLLVPLVAPRCLPIQQSLAGSVGAAGALSEAGSIVGGAWSTLSARTVIRNQFPRARETKRVRVHGWWKRMATAEGRRLLMRRILKGRHSISH is encoded by the exons ATGGCACTTGTACGATCATTTCA ACTCCTCGTCCCGCTGGTGGCACCCCGGTGCCTTCCCATTCAGCAAAGTCTCGCCGGCAGCGTTGGCGCAGCTGGGGCACTGTCGGAAGCCGGCTCCATTGTGGGGGGCGCGTGGTCAACCCTGTCAGCGCGCACCGTCATCCGGAACCAGTTCCCGCGGGCCCGGGAAACGAAGCGCGTTCGCGTCCACGGCTGGTGGAAGCGCATGGCCACGGCCGAAGGACGCCGGCTGCTGATGCGGCGGATCCTCAAGGGTCGGCACTCGATCTCGCACTAG